A single Tuberibacillus sp. Marseille-P3662 DNA region contains:
- a CDS encoding N-acetylmuramoyl-L-alanine amidase: MKLYLDPGHGGHDPGATGNGLLEKNIVLDIALRIQTILNNNYNNVEVKMSRTTDTFVSLDQRTNEANAWDADYFLSIHCNAYNGSADGYEDYIYVGLSNSSVTAKYQDIIHNEVTSVNQLDDRGQKQANFHVLRESAMPALITENGFIDNDHDAALLNDPSWRQTVARGHVNGLERAFNLERKQASGKLYRVIAGSFKDRNNAKDRVQYLDSKGIQSFVNPIYISDDLWYRVQAGAFEKRQNAENRLTAVKKAGIKKAFISVEQTDTVNNNSGKSSGYAILGAVQLSPEQMNRYARKVNPDAPLLGQFYLNFGTQYGIRGDIAFAQALHETDYFRFTGSVKAKQNNYAGIGATGPDQPGASFETPRQGVLAHIQHLFAYATSESLPNIHDLVDPRFNLVDRGKAPTWQSLNGKWAVPGDNYGQSVLDLYSKMINNSMTDLESILADIKE, translated from the coding sequence ATGAAGCTATATTTGGATCCAGGTCATGGCGGCCATGACCCAGGAGCGACGGGTAATGGTCTATTAGAAAAAAACATTGTCCTTGATATTGCATTACGCATTCAAACTATCTTAAATAATAATTATAACAATGTAGAAGTTAAAATGAGCCGGACAACAGATACCTTTGTCAGTTTGGACCAACGGACGAATGAAGCTAATGCATGGGATGCTGACTACTTTTTATCGATTCATTGTAATGCCTATAATGGTTCAGCAGATGGCTATGAGGACTATATTTATGTTGGATTGTCAAATTCATCTGTAACGGCTAAATATCAAGACATCATTCATAATGAGGTCACGAGTGTCAATCAATTAGATGACCGCGGACAGAAGCAAGCGAATTTTCATGTCTTACGGGAAAGTGCCATGCCGGCATTAATAACGGAAAATGGCTTTATTGATAATGACCATGACGCAGCCTTGCTAAATGACCCTTCCTGGCGGCAAACTGTCGCTAGAGGCCATGTCAATGGATTAGAAAGAGCCTTCAATCTCGAACGTAAGCAGGCTTCCGGAAAGTTGTATAGGGTCATTGCTGGATCTTTCAAGGACAGAAACAATGCCAAGGATCGCGTTCAATATTTAGATTCCAAAGGGATTCAATCCTTCGTTAACCCTATCTATATATCAGACGACTTATGGTACCGGGTCCAAGCAGGGGCATTTGAAAAACGTCAAAATGCTGAAAATCGTTTGACAGCAGTCAAAAAAGCCGGCATTAAGAAGGCCTTTATTTCCGTTGAACAAACAGACACAGTCAATAACAATTCGGGTAAAAGTTCAGGATATGCCATCTTAGGAGCGGTACAATTATCCCCGGAACAGATGAATCGTTACGCCCGGAAGGTGAATCCAGACGCACCTCTACTAGGGCAGTTTTATCTTAACTTTGGAACACAATATGGGATAAGGGGCGATATTGCTTTTGCCCAGGCCCTGCACGAGACAGATTATTTCCGATTTACTGGTAGCGTCAAAGCCAAACAAAATAACTATGCAGGGATTGGCGCAACTGGACCGGATCAACCCGGAGCCAGCTTTGAGACGCCAAGACAAGGCGTTCTCGCCCACATCCAACACTTGTTTGCCTATGCTACCTCAGAATCGTTGCCCAATATTCATGATTTAGTTGATCCGCGATTTAATCTCGTCGATAGAGGCAAAGCACCAACATGGCAGTCTTTAAATGGGAAATGGGCTGTTCCAGGAGACAATTACGGCCAATCTGTTCTAGACTTATACAGCAAAATGATCAACAATTCGATGACCGACTTAGAATCCATTTTAGCTGACATAAAAGAATAG
- a CDS encoding LutC/YkgG family protein, translated as MMKGTIQNRDQFLDNIAHNLGRERNTQGVKRPSWEHQPQWEVLKNSTEDDLVEVLEKQCAAIHTDVFRTNVEQLGATVEQVIQSNQGRSVLAWDDPRFLSFGLEYAFDLLSNKGIDIHKWDSSMGDENIQVAEQADVGITFSDVTLAESGTVVLFSDNGKGRSVSLLPSTYIAIIPKSTLVPRMSQATREIHQRVESGEDVASCVNFISGPSNSADIEMNLVVGVHGPIKATYIVVEDR; from the coding sequence ATGATGAAGGGCACCATTCAAAATAGGGATCAATTTTTAGATAATATAGCCCATAACTTAGGACGGGAGCGGAATACCCAAGGCGTCAAACGGCCGTCATGGGAACACCAGCCTCAATGGGAAGTGTTAAAAAATAGCACTGAAGATGACTTGGTTGAGGTGTTGGAAAAACAATGCGCCGCAATTCATACAGATGTGTTCCGAACGAATGTCGAACAGCTCGGTGCTACTGTGGAGCAAGTGATTCAGAGCAATCAGGGGCGTTCAGTCCTCGCATGGGATGATCCGCGTTTCTTATCTTTTGGTCTCGAGTATGCGTTCGATCTTCTAAGTAATAAGGGCATCGATATCCATAAGTGGGATTCGTCAATGGGAGATGAGAATATCCAGGTCGCCGAGCAAGCGGATGTAGGTATTACGTTCAGTGATGTGACGCTTGCTGAGTCGGGGACGGTGGTGCTTTTCAGCGACAATGGTAAAGGCCGATCAGTGAGTCTGCTGCCGTCAACTTATATTGCTATCATTCCCAAGAGCACGCTCGTTCCAAGAATGTCGCAGGCGACAAGAGAGATTCATCAGCGTGTTGAAAGCGGGGAGGATGTGGCTTCGTGTGTCAATTTCATTAGCGGGCCGAGTAATAGTGCTGACATCGAAATGAATCTTGTTGTCGGTGTCCATGGACCGATTAAGGCGACGTATATTGTTGTAGAGGATCGCTAA
- a CDS encoding (Fe-S)-binding protein produces the protein MKVSLFVTCLCDLFYVRAAQATVELLERLGCEVDFPENQTCCGQPAYNSGYHKQTRKTAKNMITTFADAEYVVTPSGSCAYMFYEYEHLLADEPGWEEKARELKHKTYELTQFLTNVLNVEDTGAVFNAKATYHSSCHMTRLLGVKEAPFKLLNNVEGLELVDLPNRQDCCGFGGTFAVKMTSISEQMVDEKVEHIEDTETNILIGADGGCLMNIEGRIDRQGKPIRVMHIAEVLNSRGEASWQ, from the coding sequence ATGAAAGTATCATTGTTTGTCACCTGTTTATGTGATCTTTTCTATGTCCGGGCTGCACAAGCCACGGTTGAATTGTTGGAGAGACTTGGCTGCGAGGTTGATTTTCCTGAGAATCAGACTTGTTGTGGTCAGCCAGCATACAATAGCGGTTACCATAAGCAGACGAGAAAGACAGCCAAGAATATGATCACAACTTTTGCAGATGCTGAGTATGTTGTGACACCGTCTGGGTCATGCGCGTATATGTTTTATGAGTATGAACATCTTTTGGCTGATGAGCCGGGTTGGGAGGAAAAGGCGAGGGAACTTAAGCATAAGACGTATGAACTCACACAATTCCTAACAAACGTTTTGAATGTTGAAGATACGGGGGCTGTCTTCAATGCCAAAGCGACCTACCATTCATCCTGCCATATGACGAGATTACTAGGTGTTAAAGAGGCGCCTTTTAAACTATTAAACAATGTTGAAGGTTTGGAGCTTGTGGACTTACCAAATCGCCAAGATTGTTGTGGATTTGGCGGCACATTTGCGGTAAAAATGACATCGATTTCGGAACAGATGGTTGATGAAAAGGTTGAGCATATTGAGGATACCGAGACTAACATCTTGATTGGCGCTGATGGGGGTTGTTTAATGAATATCGAAGGTCGGATTGACCGGCAAGGCAAGCCCATACGTGTTATGCATATAGCCGAAGTTCTTAACAGTCGAGGTGAAGCATCATGGCAATGA
- a CDS encoding LutB/LldF family L-lactate oxidation iron-sulfur protein, which produces MAMKISEEAFSSRVDTGLNDQFMRGAVRSAQGRLQTNRLDAAEELGDWEAWRSAGAEIRHHTMENLDYYLQLLSEKVAERGGHVYFAATAEEANQYVQGIAEKKEAHKVVKSKSMVTEEIGLNDALEDIDCDVVESDLGEYILQIDEDPPSHIVAPALHKNKEQIRDVFQEKIGYTNTENPEELTSYAREQLRREFLSADIGITGCNFAVAESGSFALVTNEGNARMVSTLPETQITVMGMERVVPTWEELDVMVSLLTRSAVGQKLTSYVTALTGPKEAGDVDGPEEFHLVIVDNGRSKILGSEFQEALHCIRCGACMNVCPVYRHIGGHAYGSVYSGPIGAVLTPLLDGYEDHKDLPYASSLCGACTEACPVKIPLHEQLIKHRQIIVEEEKKNDLSEWLAMKGFELGAGSPWLYKVGTKAAPALASPLVNEGSISKGPGPVKPWTDIREFPAPEKDRFRDWFKKRQKNGGADDEGHHSK; this is translated from the coding sequence ATGGCAATGAAAATAAGTGAAGAAGCATTCTCATCACGTGTGGATACGGGGCTGAATGATCAGTTCATGCGTGGTGCGGTCCGTTCGGCTCAAGGTCGACTACAAACCAATCGTTTGGATGCGGCTGAAGAACTAGGAGACTGGGAAGCGTGGCGAAGTGCTGGTGCAGAGATTCGCCACCACACCATGGAAAACTTGGATTATTACTTGCAGCTTTTGAGTGAAAAGGTGGCTGAACGGGGCGGACATGTGTATTTTGCTGCAACCGCCGAAGAAGCTAATCAATATGTTCAAGGGATTGCAGAGAAAAAAGAAGCTCATAAAGTCGTCAAGTCAAAGTCTATGGTTACGGAAGAAATTGGTCTGAATGACGCGTTAGAAGACATTGATTGTGATGTCGTTGAAAGTGATCTTGGTGAATACATTTTGCAGATTGATGAGGACCCGCCATCCCATATCGTCGCCCCGGCTTTGCATAAAAACAAAGAGCAAATCCGAGATGTCTTTCAAGAAAAAATCGGTTATACCAATACGGAGAACCCTGAGGAGCTAACGTCTTATGCGCGTGAACAACTGCGTCGCGAATTTTTATCAGCGGATATTGGGATTACGGGATGTAATTTTGCTGTGGCCGAATCGGGATCATTTGCGCTTGTAACCAATGAAGGCAATGCCCGTATGGTGAGTACGCTCCCCGAAACGCAGATCACCGTTATGGGGATGGAACGCGTCGTGCCCACTTGGGAAGAGCTAGATGTGATGGTCAGTTTATTAACCCGCAGTGCGGTTGGGCAAAAATTAACCAGTTATGTGACGGCCCTGACAGGACCGAAAGAAGCTGGAGATGTTGATGGTCCTGAAGAGTTTCATCTAGTCATTGTCGACAACGGCAGATCCAAAATATTAGGTAGTGAATTTCAGGAAGCCTTGCATTGTATTCGCTGCGGGGCGTGTATGAATGTTTGTCCAGTGTACCGGCACATCGGCGGTCATGCCTACGGTTCCGTTTACTCAGGGCCAATCGGTGCTGTTCTAACGCCGCTACTTGACGGTTATGAGGACCATAAAGATTTGCCTTATGCGTCATCCCTATGTGGGGCTTGCACGGAGGCATGCCCTGTGAAAATCCCGCTCCATGAACAATTAATCAAGCATCGGCAAATCATCGTCGAGGAAGAAAAGAAAAATGATTTAAGTGAGTGGCTGGCAATGAAAGGTTTCGAATTAGGTGCGGGATCACCGTGGCTATATAAGGTAGGAACGAAAGCGGCACCAGCGCTTGCTAGTCCTTTAGTGAATGAAGGATCGATCTCAAAAGGCCCGGGCCCCGTCAAACCATGGACGGATATCCGTGAGTTTCCAGCTCCGGAGAAAGATCGGTTCCGTGATTGGTTTAAAAAGAGACAGAAGAATGGAGGTGCGGATGATGAAGGGCACCATTCAAAATAG